CACCGGAGCCCATCCAGGAATGGGCAGGCCATGCATATGTCATCTGCAGAATCAACGATCATGATGGAAACTGAGGGGTCAGCCATTATTTCATTGATGATGCGTGCAAGGTTTTCTGTGAACTCCTCACTGTAGCCGTACCCCTGAAAACCCCTCATGCAGAGGAGGTGGTGGGCCCTGATGGTTAAATCAGGGAACCCTCCAGCCTTCTGCATTCTGGACGTCAACCTCTTCACCGTAGGGCTCCTTGGGTGTTATTGCCCTTGTGAGGGCAGCAGCCCCTGTTATCTTCAGAATATCCCCTGGTATGAAGGGCAGCAGCCCCATTACCAGGAGTTCCCATGCCCCGGGCAGTGTGCCCTGGGTCCTGAGGCTCCATAATCCCAGGACAACAAGTCCTGGTATATATATGAGCCCGAAGTTTGCTATCAGCATGAGTCCCAGCATTGGTGTGAACTTCCTGGCCCTTATGTGCCTGTCAACGAAGTGGCCCAGAAGAAGGGCTGCAAGGACGAATCCCAGCAGGTAACCGCCTGTGGCCCCCATGAGGACTTCAGGACCGCCACTCATACCTGCGAACCAGGGCATGCCTGCTGCACCGATGATCACGTAGATGAGCTGGCTCAGCCCACCCCAGTATCTTCCAAGGACAACACCTGACATGAGGACTGCCAGTGTCTGGGCTGTGATAGGTACTGGTGTCCATGGCAGTGGAATGACAACCTGGGCCATCACGCCTGTTACACAGGCCATGAAAAAGGCCAGCACAGTCTTGTTCATCCAGTTCTGATTGTGTCTCCATCTGAATAATGTGTAACGCATCCTGTAGTATCCCTCAAGGTTAATGTTCATATCCTAACCTCCCTGAAGTGAATAAGTGACATAATTAGAGTCCCTTAGATACTTGGTCCTCTGAGGATAAAAAAGTTTTGTATCTTCATCTGACTTAGGGGATTTCCCGGTCTTAGGATAGGAGTTCTTCATGTGCTCTGTGATGGGGGATTATTCAACTTCATCGGCGAGGCCCCTGATTCTATCCACGTAGTCATCTATCCTGAATTTCCTCTTAAGTCCACGGTCATTCATGTACCTGACCTTACCGAAGATCTCCCTTTCAGCCCAGGCACGGTCATGTTTGCCGAAGCACCATGCAACTCCTGCGAATCCATTGGGGTCCCTGCCATCAATCTCATACCTGTCATTAAGGTAAAGGGCAATGTCGTAGGCCCTTGCAGGGTGATCGGTCCATTCAAGTATCTTCTTACCCCAGTACATCCTCATATAGCCATGCATCTTCCCGGTGATAACCATCTCCTTCTGTGCAGCATTCCAGTAGGGGTCATGGGTACTGGCGGATTCAAGTTCCCTGAGGCTGTACTCATAGTCCCTGGGATCGGCCACATGGTCCATGAGGGTCCTGTGGGCCCATTCAGGGAGGCAGCTGATGCTGGAGTAACTGTCACTGTAGTGTACAAAGTTCATGCTGAGCTCCCGCCTCACAATTAGCTCCTCAAGGAACTCAGGGCACCTGCCGGCCTCTGAAGCCCTCAGTGCAAGGTATAGTGGAGATATGTGTCCAAAGTGCAGGTAGGGGCTCATATTGGAGAGGCAGTTCTTCACGGGGTCGTTCCTGTACCTCTCAAAGCATTCAAGTTTTTCCCTCAGGAACTCATCAAAAATGGCCAGGGCCCTGGATGTTCCTCCCCTGAAGATTGAAGGATCCAGTTCATCACGGGTCCTGAAACCCCTGACCACATCCTCAAATTCTGGGCCCGGTTCAAGGTCCAGGGAATCAACATGCAGGGTTCTCATCCTCAGGGGGACCATGAACCTCTTCAGCTGTCTCTTTATCTTAGGTCTGAAGGTCCCTGCAGAGTACTCCTCCTTATCAGAGGCCACCTCGACGGGTACTATTACGTTGGACTCAACCTGGGTGAGTGGGATGTGGAGTGCACCTGCAGCCTCATCCACCCATTCCTTCTGTATGTCAAGGTATCCCCTGTCTGTCACAGCTGCAACGGCATCATCAGCATATTTAAGAAGAACTGAGGGTGGAGAGCCCCTTTCAACCACAAGTTGAATCCCCCTTTCTCTGAGATCCCGCCTCACATCCCTGAGACCCTCAAGGAGGAAACGGTAATGGCGGGAGTTGGCGTTTGGGAAATCATCTGTAAGGCCAAAGACCACGAGAAGGGGCTTTCTGAGACTGTTGGCGGTTTCAATGGCGTATTCAAGTGCATGGTTCCAGTGGCTCCTCACCGATGCCTGCATCCAGTACACAACGTAACTGCCGCCGGGATCGGGTCCCTCGCTGTTGAGGCTTCTTATCCTTTCAGCATGTATCATCATGATCCCTCATATGATGAGGGTTACCGGCACGAGCTCCAGGGGGTATGGCTCGAAGATTGTCTGTTTCTCAAGGTAGGTGTCCCCGAACCTCAAAACCCATGATCTGAGTATGCTTACTGGCACAATAAATGGTACAACACCCCTGCGGTACCATTCAACGGATTCAAGGAAGTATTTTTTTTCCTCGCCGTTGAGTTTTGATGAGAAATGGCCGAAGGCATGCAGCAGGGCATTGATCTTTCTTTCAGGTTTAAGGGGCTCCCTGATAATCTCATAGAATACTTCAGAGTATCTCTTAACCGTATCATCCAGGTCCTTCTGCTCACCTATCACCCTTCCAAGGATGTTCTGTCCCTCCGGACTGATGGACATTAGCAGTAACTTGTTCTCGGTGTGGAACTCTATGAGGTCCTGAAGACTGTCCACGGCCCTGAGGTCCCTTAGGAGGTAGAGCCTGATGAGGAAGTCCTCCCTTATCTGCAGGTTACGGAGTCTCCCCTCATCTTCGAGGGGGAGGTAGGGGAATCTCTCCATCACGGCCCTTCCAAAGAAACCAGTCCCGTCACGTCCAGGTCGCTGACCCTCACCATGGTAGACCTTCACGTTCCTTATTCCACAGGACGGTGATCTGTTCTTCAGTATGAAGCCGTCAACAGTATCCAGTGAACCCAGGAAGGAGTCTATGAATGATTTCATGGCATCTGTTAGGTCTCTTCCGGTTTCTGGCTGCACCAGCCGGGGTTTACCGTCAACCTCTGTTATATGTATGGGTGGCCTTGGAACACCA
This region of Methanothermobacter thermautotrophicus genomic DNA includes:
- a CDS encoding DUF1284 domain-containing protein; the protein is MKRLTSRMQKAGGFPDLTIRAHHLLCMRGFQGYGYSEEFTENLARIINEIMADPSVSIMIVDSADDICMACPFLDGLRCLRDEEKIRSMDRRVLELLNLESGCMVAFHDIEGALLALINSGRVMEICGGCSWMDVCLIHR
- a CDS encoding biotin transporter BioY; translation: MNINLEGYYRMRYTLFRWRHNQNWMNKTVLAFFMACVTGVMAQVVIPLPWTPVPITAQTLAVLMSGVVLGRYWGGLSQLIYVIIGAAGMPWFAGMSGGPEVLMGATGGYLLGFVLAALLLGHFVDRHIRARKFTPMLGLMLIANFGLIYIPGLVVLGLWSLRTQGTLPGAWELLVMGLLPFIPGDILKITGAAALTRAITPKEPYGEEVDVQNAEGWRVP
- a CDS encoding deoxyribodipyrimidine photo-lyase; this translates as MIHAERIRSLNSEGPDPGGSYVVYWMQASVRSHWNHALEYAIETANSLRKPLLVVFGLTDDFPNANSRHYRFLLEGLRDVRRDLRERGIQLVVERGSPPSVLLKYADDAVAAVTDRGYLDIQKEWVDEAAGALHIPLTQVESNVIVPVEVASDKEEYSAGTFRPKIKRQLKRFMVPLRMRTLHVDSLDLEPGPEFEDVVRGFRTRDELDPSIFRGGTSRALAIFDEFLREKLECFERYRNDPVKNCLSNMSPYLHFGHISPLYLALRASEAGRCPEFLEELIVRRELSMNFVHYSDSYSSISCLPEWAHRTLMDHVADPRDYEYSLRELESASTHDPYWNAAQKEMVITGKMHGYMRMYWGKKILEWTDHPARAYDIALYLNDRYEIDGRDPNGFAGVAWCFGKHDRAWAEREIFGKVRYMNDRGLKRKFRIDDYVDRIRGLADEVE
- a CDS encoding DUF523 and DUF1722 domain-containing protein, whose translation is MRRFRRPLIVLSRCIEHDHCRYDGSMISSPFVRQFADHADFITVCPEVEIGLGVPRPPIHITEVDGKPRLVQPETGRDLTDAMKSFIDSFLGSLDTVDGFILKNRSPSCGIRNVKVYHGEGQRPGRDGTGFFGRAVMERFPYLPLEDEGRLRNLQIREDFLIRLYLLRDLRAVDSLQDLIEFHTENKLLLMSISPEGQNILGRVIGEQKDLDDTVKRYSEVFYEIIREPLKPERKINALLHAFGHFSSKLNGEEKKYFLESVEWYRRGVVPFIVPVSILRSWVLRFGDTYLEKQTIFEPYPLELVPVTLII